A stretch of the Acidobacteriota bacterium genome encodes the following:
- a CDS encoding proline dehydrogenase family protein, whose amino-acid sequence MKLLTFLAKSFVAGETPESAIIAVKKLNSMGILATLDVLGENVKNKEMAEDAVQTYLDLLDIINNNGIQSHVSLKLTQMGLDIDDEYCYQNVRKIVERAKNYNNFVRIDMEGSPYTQRTLDIYSRLKKEFDNVGIVIQAYLYRSEEDIKYLNSINAKVRLCKGAYKESKSIAIKKMKEIRKNFLDLASILFNDGNYPAIATHDSYLLKEIKKMAKEKNISNDKFEFQMLYGIRSKTQERIANEGYNIRIYVPFGTHWLPYFYRRLRERKENLWFLIKNLFKR is encoded by the coding sequence ATGAAATTATTAACTTTTTTAGCAAAAAGTTTTGTTGCGGGTGAAACTCCTGAGTCTGCTATAATAGCTGTAAAAAAACTAAATTCTATGGGAATTCTTGCAACATTGGATGTCCTGGGTGAGAATGTAAAAAATAAAGAAATGGCTGAGGATGCTGTTCAGACATATTTAGATTTACTTGATATAATAAACAACAACGGGATTCAATCCCATGTATCTTTGAAGCTAACACAAATGGGTTTGGACATAGATGATGAATATTGCTATCAGAATGTGAGAAAAATAGTCGAAAGAGCAAAAAACTACAATAATTTTGTAAGAATAGACATGGAAGGTTCTCCTTACACCCAGAGGACACTGGATATATATTCAAGACTGAAAAAGGAATTTGACAACGTGGGAATTGTTATTCAGGCTTACCTTTATAGAAGCGAAGAGGATATAAAATATCTAAATTCAATAAATGCTAAAGTAAGACTCTGTAAAGGTGCATATAAAGAGTCTAAATCAATCGCAATCAAAAAGATGAAGGAAATAAGAAAAAATTTTCTTGACCTTGCCTCAATTCTTTTTAACGATGGAAATTATCCTGCCATTGCGACCCATGACTCATATTTACTAAAAGAGATAAAAAAAATGGCAAAAGAAAAAAACATCTCAAACGATAAATTTGAATTTCAGATGCTCTATGGAATAAGATCCAAAACTCAGGAAAGAATTGCAAATGAAGGTTATAACATAAGAATATATGTGCCATTTGGAACTCACTGGCTTCCTTACTTTTACAGACGTTTAAGAGAAAGAAAAGAAAACCTCTGGTTCCTTATAAAAAACCTCTTCAAAAGATAA